AGGCGATCGCTCACACTGTCCCTAGCAATGCTTCTACTTTAGTGAGGCACTGCTGAAATTGCTCAATTTCCTTACCTAAAGCTTTGATACGTTGACCCCGAGCGACCGCCGCCTTACAGAGTTCGACACCTAACCACTTGAGGTCCTACCAAGCACCTCAATGATTTGCTTTTCAGCACTATAAGCGAGGCTAAGACTGTCCAATTCTGAGTGTTTTTACGTTCTTTTATTCCGGTTTTATGTTTTTTCGCCTCAGAAATTAAATTTTGACTAAGTGTAATATTTATCACACACTAGTAGTCCACCAACCTGGTTTTGACAGGTAAAGCAGAGCCAGGGATACTAGTAAAAAACTAGAACCCCTCATGCCAGAAAAGTACACGGTTGAGCTGACATCTGAAGAGCGTCAGTCTCTGCTTCAACTCACTCATCACAATCATCTTTCCAGCCGAAAGTTTAAGCGTGCCCAAATTCTTCTGTTAGCTGATGAAGGACATCGAGATGAACCCATTGCCCAAATGCTCTATGTCGGAGAATCAACGATTCATCGGACACGACAAAAGTTTGTAGCTGGAGGCGTTGATTTTGCCTTGAGGGAATCTCCTCGACCCGGAGGCAAACGGAAGCTCGATGGCAAAGCGGAAGCCTTTTTAGTTGCAATCACTTGTAGTGACCCCCCTGAAGGTCGGACAGAATGGACTATGCAGTTGTTAGCGGACCGTTTAGTCGAGATGAATCTGGTAGAGCAAATTTCGGATGAAACGGTCCGCCGGACTCTGAAAAAAACGACCTCAAACCCTGGTTGAAGGAACAATGGTGCATTGGCACTGTGAATGCTGATTTTGTCTGGCGGATGGAAGGGGTGCTGGATTTGTATAGTCAGCCCTACGATGCCCAAGAACCTGTCCTTTGCTTTGATGAGCGTCCAGTGCAACTGGTCCGTGAAACTCGAACTCCTCTTCCTTCAGAACCTGGCACCCCTCAACGTTATGACTACGAATACAAGCGCGAAGGCAGTTGTAATCTATTTGTATAAGGCGTCGATTAGATTGGCTGGTCGCGTTAATTAAAAATCTTGCCCCTTCAATAATTGTCATTTAGGTCGCGTCAATTATCCGTCAAGCCACAACCTCTTCAGAGCCAGGAATGCAGGCTAATTGTCGTCATGATTTTCTTCGCGCGATCGCTGATGGGAAAGGGCAGGATTTTTAATTGTGAGCAGCCAATCATAATTGTCATTTCACATATTTGCTTTTTTCAACCTCTGCAAGGCTGGCGACATCTCAAAGTCACTGAACAGGGAACATCAGAAGATTTCGCTTTGTGTATGCAGTATTTAGTGGATGTCTTGTTTCCTGAGGCAAGATTAATCCATGTTGTGTTGGATAATCTCGTAATCTACTTACCGCCCTATTCACCAGACCTGAATCGCATCGAAAAGTGT
Above is a genomic segment from Trichocoleus desertorum ATA4-8-CV12 containing:
- a CDS encoding helix-turn-helix domain-containing protein is translated as MPEKYTVELTSEERQSLLQLTHHNHLSSRKFKRAQILLLADEGHRDEPIAQMLYVGESTIHRTRQKFVAGGVDFALRESPRPGGKRKLDGKAEAFLVAITCSDPPEGRTEWTMQLLADRLVEMNLVEQISDETVRRTLKKTTSNPG
- a CDS encoding transposase, with amino-acid sequence MIFFARSLMGKGRIFNCEQPIIIVISHICFFQPLQGWRHLKVTEQGTSEDFALCMQYLVDVLFPEARLIHVVLDNLVIYLPPYSPDLNRIEKCWAWLKGRIRKQRRNSTSLREAMEIVLKEAAS